In Magnetococcales bacterium, one DNA window encodes the following:
- a CDS encoding L,D-transpeptidase family protein, with the protein MASLSVCVVVFFNVPGLAATDAMDVSRRSGRVSDDRTTDGNPLERLLIQGLELIGRNRLDEAESTIRRLLTMRPDFRLANVVLGDLLLRRAGGVDRFGAGVVDRDKELADLLAEARVRWDSERRPATNALPGEVLRIPARYSHVVIVDFSRSRLYLFRNWQSIPEKVADYYIAIGKEGSGKTLEGDKKTPIGFYHVTGRMGDDTLPPFYGVGAFPLDYPNAWDQLHQRTGSGIWLHGSPTDTYSRPPRASDGCVVLTNPDFSDLGKSLLVDNPVILTERIEWLEPKAWWQRREQMLQRVNRWRDDWIQKKGEGILRHYSSSYRGTPRMDDGAAWNLLLDGRVDLLDPGLMGYPGDESMMVVIWGEWQTSDSARHGVPMTQYWRPEKGTDWKIVFEPNG; encoded by the coding sequence ATGGCGTCGCTGTCGGTTTGCGTCGTGGTTTTCTTCAATGTTCCTGGGCTGGCCGCGACGGATGCAATGGATGTTTCCAGGCGCAGTGGTCGGGTGTCCGATGATCGGACGACCGATGGAAACCCTCTTGAACGGCTCCTGATTCAAGGTCTCGAGCTGATCGGGCGCAACCGTCTTGACGAGGCGGAGTCCACGATCCGCCGCCTGCTGACCATGCGTCCCGATTTTCGCCTGGCCAATGTGGTTCTGGGGGACCTGCTGTTGCGCCGTGCGGGAGGGGTTGACCGATTCGGCGCCGGGGTGGTGGACCGGGACAAGGAACTGGCCGATCTTCTCGCGGAGGCCCGGGTTCGATGGGACAGCGAACGGCGTCCCGCCACGAACGCCCTACCTGGGGAAGTTCTCCGCATTCCGGCCCGCTATTCTCACGTTGTCATTGTCGATTTCTCCCGTTCCCGACTGTATCTGTTCCGCAATTGGCAAAGCATTCCGGAAAAGGTGGCGGACTATTATATCGCCATTGGCAAGGAGGGGAGCGGCAAAACGTTGGAGGGGGACAAGAAAACTCCGATCGGATTCTATCATGTCACCGGTCGGATGGGAGACGACACTTTGCCGCCGTTCTATGGTGTGGGCGCGTTTCCTCTGGATTACCCCAATGCCTGGGACCAGCTTCATCAGCGGACGGGCAGTGGCATATGGTTGCATGGTTCTCCCACGGATACCTACAGTCGGCCTCCGCGTGCGAGCGATGGTTGTGTGGTATTGACCAATCCTGACTTCAGTGACCTGGGAAAATCGTTGCTTGTGGACAACCCGGTGATCCTGACCGAGCGTATCGAATGGTTGGAGCCAAAGGCATGGTGGCAGCGTCGCGAGCAGATGCTGCAACGGGTCAATCGCTGGCGCGACGACTGGATCCAGAAAAAGGGGGAAGGAATCTTGCGGCACTATTCATCCAGCTATCGGGGGACGCCGCGGATGGATGATGGAGCGGCCTGGAATCTTTTGCTCGACGGGCGGGTCGATTTGCTGGATCCGGGTTTGATGGGGTATCCTGGCGACGAGTCGATGATGGTGGTGATCTGGGGCGAATGGCAAACCTCGGATTCGGCGCGGCATGGGGTGCCGATGACCCAATATTGGCGTCCCGAGAAGGGGACCGACTGGAAAATTGTTTTCGAACCCAATGGATGA
- a CDS encoding DUF302 domain-containing protein: MAVIRNIFAMLGLVTLLGGAYAFVRIAPIMAEFDPGYMEIYQDFATKLLTTKDPGEAMMWTVPVEDPALKVEDVKESLKSLAVQNNFLFVGESLFYKQVEAVTGQPYRHISFLSFCDAKVGKMMADYRNAYTGFMPCRISVVEDKNGKLWLYSMNLDMMIHGGKKLPDELRNEALRVRNVIWKMLHGAAKGEF, from the coding sequence ATGGCGGTAATCAGAAACATTTTTGCGATGTTGGGTTTGGTGACCTTGTTGGGAGGGGCCTACGCCTTTGTCCGCATCGCCCCGATCATGGCCGAATTCGACCCTGGGTACATGGAAATCTATCAGGATTTTGCCACCAAGCTGTTGACCACGAAAGATCCGGGCGAAGCGATGATGTGGACGGTTCCCGTCGAGGATCCGGCGCTGAAGGTGGAAGATGTCAAGGAATCGCTCAAGAGTCTGGCTGTCCAGAATAATTTTCTCTTTGTCGGTGAATCGCTTTTCTACAAGCAGGTGGAAGCGGTCACGGGACAACCGTATCGGCATATCTCCTTCTTGAGTTTTTGCGATGCCAAGGTGGGCAAGATGATGGCTGATTACAGGAACGCCTATACAGGTTTCATGCCGTGCCGCATCTCGGTCGTCGAAGACAAGAATGGCAAACTTTGGCTTTATTCCATGAACCTGGACATGATGATCCATGGCGGAAAAAAGCTGCCGGATGAATTGAGAAACGAGGCTTTGCGGGTTCGCAACGTCATTTGGAAGATGCTGCATGGAGCGGCAAAGGGTGAATTTTAA
- a CDS encoding thiosulfate oxidation carrier protein SoxY: protein MENKDILAMNRRGFFRSVGAAGVAAAMGGTLAGLPKNASANIDALIAEQVGPGTVTMDKVVVDTPDKAENGAMVRVPIVVNHPMEANNYIEKVFVFVDDNPKPFVASYAFIPESGQVNVEFRLKMAKTSTLRVVAKSNTGSLYGFAKKVEVAEGGCAG from the coding sequence ATGGAAAACAAGGATATTCTGGCGATGAACCGCAGGGGATTTTTCCGGTCCGTTGGCGCGGCAGGGGTTGCCGCGGCCATGGGCGGGACCTTGGCGGGTCTTCCGAAAAATGCCTCAGCCAATATCGACGCCCTGATCGCGGAACAGGTTGGCCCGGGGACCGTTACCATGGACAAGGTTGTTGTCGATACCCCGGACAAAGCGGAAAACGGCGCCATGGTACGGGTTCCCATTGTCGTCAACCACCCCATGGAAGCCAACAACTACATCGAAAAAGTGTTTGTCTTCGTCGATGACAATCCCAAACCGTTTGTCGCCAGCTACGCCTTCATTCCCGAAAGCGGTCAGGTCAACGTCGAATTTCGGCTGAAAATGGCCAAGACCTCCACCCTTCGCGTCGTTGCCAAAAGCAATACCGGTTCTCTCTACGGCTTTGCCAAAAAGGTCGAGGTCGCCGAGGGGGGCTGCGCCGGTTGA
- the soxZ gene encoding thiosulfate oxidation carrier complex protein SoxZ: MTIGSPKVRVPKDPVKKGDLVIIKTMIQHPMESGLRKDKDSGEVIPAHHIVSVKAVYGGKTVLDAVWTGAVSKNPYLGFHLKADKTGPVEVIWKDDKGQEFKASETITVA, translated from the coding sequence ATGACCATCGGCAGCCCAAAAGTTCGCGTACCCAAGGACCCCGTGAAAAAAGGGGATCTGGTGATCATCAAGACCATGATCCAACATCCCATGGAAAGCGGCTTGCGCAAGGACAAGGATTCAGGCGAAGTCATTCCGGCGCACCACATCGTCAGCGTCAAAGCGGTCTACGGCGGAAAGACCGTCCTGGATGCCGTCTGGACCGGCGCCGTCTCCAAGAACCCCTATTTGGGCTTTCATCTGAAAGCCGACAAGACCGGTCCGGTCGAAGTCATTTGGAAGGATGACAAGGGGCAGGAATTCAAGGCATCCGAAACCATCACCGTCGCCTGA
- a CDS encoding NUDIX domain-containing protein, which translates to MLIRPSGLFIDGHRILTLRYAYHGHDRFNLPGGGQEGKETVIDTLHREFLEELGVNIGVGDLLFTCETLVQERHLLHLVFQITRISGIPHCIPTATSAHDVAWLPIQELSRDTLYPAIGPEIRSSLLPEKRHPVHLGRLVQSWF; encoded by the coding sequence ATGCTGATCCGTCCCAGTGGTCTCTTCATCGACGGTCACCGGATATTGACCCTGCGTTATGCCTACCATGGTCACGACCGTTTTAATCTTCCCGGCGGCGGACAGGAGGGAAAGGAAACCGTGATCGATACCCTCCATCGTGAGTTTCTGGAAGAACTCGGAGTCAACATTGGGGTGGGAGACCTGCTGTTTACCTGCGAAACCCTGGTTCAGGAACGCCACCTGCTGCACCTTGTCTTTCAAATCACCCGCATCTCCGGAATCCCCCATTGCATCCCCACCGCCACCAGCGCCCACGATGTAGCTTGGCTTCCCATCCAGGAGCTGTCCCGCGATACCCTTTATCCCGCCATTGGACCTGAGATCAGGTCATCCCTTCTCCCCGAAAAACGTCATCCGGTCCATTTGGGACGACTGGTCCAATCCTGGTTCTGA
- a CDS encoding tetratricopeptide repeat protein, which produces MSPGVSPRILDQALDHFRAGRLDEAGHGCLQLLGGDPNDREALHLLGVVALHKGRLDDAAFLIRRAIDVGEQSPEVHNNLGNALKGLGRVDEAVSSYLKALALRPEYANAHNNLGAALQDQGNYRQALDHFQKALALLGPVPQILNNAGNALQELGRRDEAIDHYRQALDLLPQFPEALNNLGRALVHQGLVAEGMERFAEAIRIKPDYVDALVNLGRAMSDDGQKEDAALMFRRALDIDADHVVACHSLGAVLQELGRLDESMSNYRRALELDPDHHEALTNLGVALLDRGETEEAVRMFQRAIEHAPGHVLAWNNLGVARQNQNRMEESAACYEQALALKPDYYEAWNNLGVAHYKRNHLLQAIDLFMKVQEMAPDYPDAYYNEGMARLAIGHFERGWQLCEWRLKMQAYRIAGHAAPLLDLAMVRGRRILIHCEQGMGDSIQFIRYALMVRELGATVVVFCPGPLTRLFATVPGIDFLSDDPDLIPECDHRLPILSLPLLFQTRHDTIPATVPYVVADPDRVAACRQRLGPWPGLTVGLVWRGNPGHSNDRNRSMGVETMSRLFEVEGCRFVNLQLGLTERERVVFSGCVHGIDFSADLSDFFDTAAVIASLDLVITVDTAVAHLTGALGRPAWVLLPKVADWRWLQEREDSPWYPTLRLFRQVDFADWGSVVQRVALQLAKVVGEAEVPSVRNC; this is translated from the coding sequence ATGAGTCCTGGCGTGTCACCCCGTATTCTGGATCAGGCGCTTGATCATTTTCGGGCGGGTCGCCTGGATGAGGCGGGACATGGTTGCCTGCAACTCCTTGGGGGCGATCCAAACGATCGGGAAGCGTTGCATTTGTTGGGGGTCGTCGCCCTGCACAAAGGCCGCCTGGACGATGCCGCCTTTCTCATTCGTCGTGCCATCGACGTGGGGGAACAAAGCCCGGAGGTGCATAATAACCTGGGTAACGCCCTCAAGGGATTGGGACGGGTCGATGAGGCGGTCTCAAGCTATCTCAAGGCGTTGGCTCTGAGGCCGGAGTACGCCAATGCGCACAATAATCTGGGCGCGGCACTTCAGGATCAGGGAAATTATCGGCAGGCTCTTGACCATTTCCAGAAGGCGCTGGCCCTGCTTGGACCCGTGCCCCAGATTCTCAATAATGCCGGGAACGCCCTTCAGGAACTTGGGCGCCGGGATGAGGCGATCGATCATTATCGCCAGGCGCTTGATCTTCTTCCCCAATTTCCCGAGGCGCTCAATAATCTGGGGCGCGCTCTGGTGCATCAGGGGCTGGTGGCGGAGGGGATGGAACGATTTGCCGAGGCGATTCGGATCAAGCCTGATTATGTCGATGCCCTGGTCAACCTTGGACGGGCGATGTCGGACGACGGGCAGAAGGAAGACGCGGCCCTGATGTTTCGTCGCGCCCTGGATATCGATGCCGATCATGTCGTTGCCTGCCACAGCCTGGGGGCGGTTCTTCAGGAATTGGGGCGACTCGACGAATCCATGTCGAACTATCGTCGCGCCTTGGAACTCGATCCCGATCATCATGAAGCCCTGACCAACCTGGGAGTCGCCCTGTTGGACCGCGGCGAGACCGAAGAGGCAGTCCGGATGTTTCAACGGGCCATCGAACATGCCCCCGGGCATGTCCTGGCCTGGAACAATCTGGGGGTTGCCCGGCAAAATCAAAATCGCATGGAAGAATCGGCTGCCTGTTATGAACAGGCCCTTGCCCTGAAACCCGATTATTACGAAGCCTGGAACAATCTGGGGGTGGCGCACTACAAGCGGAACCACCTGTTGCAAGCCATCGACCTGTTCATGAAGGTTCAGGAGATGGCTCCCGATTATCCGGATGCCTACTATAATGAAGGGATGGCACGATTGGCCATCGGTCATTTCGAACGTGGATGGCAACTGTGTGAGTGGCGTTTGAAAATGCAGGCCTACCGCATCGCCGGCCATGCGGCGCCGCTTCTCGATCTGGCAATGGTCAGGGGACGGCGCATTCTCATTCATTGCGAGCAGGGGATGGGCGACAGCATCCAGTTTATCCGCTACGCGCTCATGGTGCGGGAATTGGGAGCGACGGTCGTGGTTTTTTGTCCCGGTCCCCTGACCCGGCTGTTTGCGACCGTCCCTGGAATCGATTTTTTGTCCGATGATCCCGATTTGATTCCGGAATGTGATCATCGGCTCCCCATTCTCAGTCTTCCCCTGTTGTTTCAGACCCGCCACGACACCATTCCGGCGACGGTTCCTTATGTCGTGGCGGATCCGGATCGGGTTGCGGCGTGTCGTCAACGTCTGGGGCCCTGGCCCGGATTGACGGTGGGCCTGGTCTGGCGTGGCAATCCGGGACATTCCAACGACCGTAATCGTTCCATGGGGGTGGAGACGATGTCACGGTTGTTCGAGGTCGAGGGATGCCGATTTGTCAATTTGCAACTGGGTTTGACCGAGCGGGAACGGGTTGTTTTTTCCGGGTGTGTCCATGGGATCGATTTCAGTGCCGATTTGTCCGATTTTTTCGATACCGCCGCGGTCATCGCATCCCTGGATCTGGTCATTACGGTCGATACGGCGGTAGCGCATTTGACGGGAGCGTTGGGGCGACCGGCCTGGGTACTCCTGCCCAAGGTTGCCGACTGGCGCTGGCTTCAGGAACGGGAGGACAGTCCCTGGTATCCGACGTTGCGTTTGTTTCGGCAGGTCGATTTTGCTGATTGGGGATCGGTGGTTCAGAGGGTGGCGTTGCAATTGGCCAAAGTTGTCGGAGAAGCCGAGGTACCTTCCGTGCGCAATTGTTGA
- a CDS encoding integration host factor subunit alpha gives MSLTKLDLANAVYRNLGLSRSDAAIMVDEVFELIRHQLESGETVKLPGFGNFQVRQKNARRGRNPKSGEEVEISARKVVTFKPSAILRKRVNNA, from the coding sequence ATGTCTCTCACAAAACTCGACTTGGCCAATGCCGTATACCGCAACCTTGGTCTGTCCCGTTCGGACGCCGCCATCATGGTCGATGAAGTCTTCGAATTGATCCGACACCAACTGGAATCAGGTGAGACCGTCAAACTTCCGGGATTTGGCAATTTTCAGGTACGACAAAAAAACGCACGACGGGGCAGAAATCCAAAGTCGGGGGAAGAGGTCGAAATTTCGGCGCGCAAGGTCGTCACTTTCAAACCATCCGCCATTCTTCGCAAGAGGGTCAACAACGCTTGA
- a CDS encoding cytochrome C, translated as MHRKKVHMLALVSGIMAGGFLMGTTASAAEGGATAAMLANTCAGCHGTDGISGGPSMPTIAGFPANHLKTLMGEFKDGTRPSTIMGRLAKGYSTEEIALIADFFSKKKWASAQSHANSKHATAIDPALAAKGEKVTADAKCDKCHEDAGAFQDEDTPRVAGQWLDYLIIKMQDYKNPAMKVPQEKKMETAMEKLSLEDLIAVSHFYASKK; from the coding sequence ATGCATCGAAAAAAAGTCCACATGCTGGCACTGGTCAGCGGGATCATGGCGGGAGGTTTTCTGATGGGGACGACCGCTTCGGCTGCCGAAGGGGGCGCGACCGCCGCCATGTTGGCCAATACCTGTGCCGGATGCCATGGCACGGATGGAATCTCCGGGGGCCCATCGATGCCGACCATCGCCGGATTTCCCGCGAATCATCTTAAAACCCTCATGGGTGAGTTCAAGGATGGGACCCGTCCTTCGACGATCATGGGACGTCTGGCCAAGGGTTATTCCACCGAGGAAATCGCCCTGATTGCCGACTTTTTCTCCAAGAAGAAATGGGCAAGCGCACAAAGCCACGCCAATTCCAAACACGCAACCGCCATCGACCCCGCCCTGGCCGCCAAGGGTGAAAAGGTGACCGCCGATGCCAAATGCGACAAGTGTCATGAAGACGCCGGCGCCTTCCAGGACGAAGATACCCCCCGGGTCGCCGGACAATGGCTCGATTACCTGATCATCAAGATGCAGGATTACAAGAATCCGGCGATGAAGGTTCCGCAAGAGAAAAAGATGGAAACGGCCATGGAGAAACTTTCCCTGGAAGATCTGATCGCCGTTTCCCACTTTTACGCCTCCAAGAAGTAA
- a CDS encoding tetratricopeptide repeat protein, with translation MNPCGDADATRELLEQGWSRFHQGHMDQAIECFRLALSGQPRSPDTLAAWGQVLLVQGRSEEGFQYLLEALRIRPDHVVSLTILAQGLADAGEPDESIRFFLRALDYDSDWIPALVSLGRLLLSLGRTAEARIHLERALAVVPDHSDALTCLGMVLQRLGEWDLAEAKFRHALRVHPDVCQGHNNYGSALLERGAFAEAARQFRLALQQCPEYPLAVNNLGVAWHKEGQILDAMEQFRHALRLKPDYFAAANNLGLACQELGRLDEALEWFQLACRINPDFADARYNEGLIWLTRGDFERGWRGYESRLGMARYRNHLFFRPAWALSLVPGGRVLVYCEQGFGDNIQFIRLVTFLAQAAMRVTLVCPGALARLFSTAPGIDCLVVDETPAMAEYDLHLPLLSLPCLFGIRPHTLSFVPYLAADASGMAAFRELFLPFRKRLRIGLVWRGNPKHLLDRYRSMPPGFFSTLLDLEGCSFIGLQKDATADELKLFMVAGDNFLDLGGRLHDFADTALAVAHLDVVIAVDTAVAHLAGAMGRPVWLLLPAVADWRWLLDTETSPWYPTMRLFRQATPGDWAGVLARVKGCLHEWIARPIHSPVSSEQPCFADARS, from the coding sequence ATGAATCCGTGCGGCGACGCTGACGCGACACGCGAACTCCTCGAACAGGGGTGGTCCCGTTTCCATCAGGGACACATGGATCAGGCGATCGAATGTTTTCGTCTGGCGCTGTCGGGACAACCACGTTCTCCCGATACCCTGGCCGCATGGGGGCAGGTCCTGCTGGTCCAGGGACGGAGCGAAGAGGGGTTTCAATATCTCCTGGAGGCCCTGCGCATCCGGCCCGATCATGTCGTGTCCCTGACGATTCTGGCCCAGGGGTTGGCCGATGCAGGTGAACCGGACGAGTCCATCCGATTTTTCCTCCGGGCGCTCGATTACGATTCCGACTGGATTCCTGCCCTGGTCTCGCTGGGGCGTTTGTTGCTTTCCCTGGGACGAACGGCGGAGGCGCGCATCCATCTGGAACGGGCGCTTGCCGTGGTTCCCGATCATTCCGATGCCCTGACCTGTCTGGGAATGGTTCTGCAACGCCTTGGGGAATGGGACCTGGCGGAGGCAAAGTTTCGCCATGCCCTTCGGGTTCATCCCGACGTGTGTCAGGGGCACAATAATTACGGCAGTGCGTTGCTGGAGCGGGGCGCGTTTGCCGAAGCGGCCCGGCAGTTTCGACTGGCGCTCCAACAGTGTCCCGAATACCCCCTGGCCGTGAACAATCTTGGGGTTGCATGGCACAAGGAAGGCCAGATTCTTGACGCCATGGAACAGTTTCGCCACGCTTTGCGCCTCAAACCCGATTATTTCGCGGCGGCCAACAATCTGGGCCTGGCGTGTCAGGAACTGGGGCGTCTCGACGAGGCCCTGGAATGGTTTCAACTGGCGTGCCGGATCAATCCCGATTTTGCCGACGCCCGGTATAATGAAGGGTTGATCTGGTTGACCCGGGGCGACTTCGAGCGGGGATGGCGTGGTTATGAATCGCGCCTGGGAATGGCCAGGTACCGCAACCATCTGTTTTTTCGTCCAGCGTGGGCGCTTTCCCTGGTTCCGGGGGGGCGCGTTCTGGTCTACTGTGAGCAGGGGTTTGGCGATAACATTCAATTCATCCGCCTTGTCACGTTTTTGGCACAGGCGGCGATGCGGGTGACGCTGGTCTGTCCTGGCGCTTTGGCCCGTCTTTTTTCCACAGCGCCGGGGATTGACTGCCTGGTGGTGGATGAGACCCCGGCCATGGCGGAATATGACCTGCACCTTCCCTTGTTGAGCCTTCCCTGCCTCTTTGGAATCCGTCCGCATACCCTTTCCTTCGTCCCCTATCTGGCGGCGGATGCGTCTGGAATGGCGGCGTTCCGGGAACTTTTCCTTCCTTTCCGAAAGAGGCTGCGTATCGGCCTTGTCTGGCGCGGCAATCCGAAGCATCTGCTGGATCGTTACCGTTCCATGCCACCGGGTTTCTTTTCGACGCTTCTTGATCTGGAAGGGTGCTCTTTCATTGGACTTCAGAAGGACGCGACCGCCGACGAACTGAAACTTTTTATGGTCGCCGGAGACAATTTTCTCGATCTGGGAGGTCGGCTGCATGATTTTGCCGATACCGCCCTGGCGGTTGCCCATTTGGACGTGGTCATCGCGGTGGATACCGCCGTTGCCCATCTGGCAGGGGCCATGGGCAGGCCGGTATGGCTTCTGTTGCCGGCAGTGGCGGATTGGCGTTGGCTTCTGGATACGGAAACGAGTCCCTGGTATCCGACGATGCGTCTGTTTCGCCAAGCGACGCCGGGAGATTGGGCGGGCGTACTGGCGCGGGTCAAGGGATGCCTTCATGAATGGATTGCCCGTCCGATTCATTCCCCCGTTTCTTCCGAACAACCCTGTTTTGCGGATGCCCGTTCATGA
- a CDS encoding NapC/NirT family cytochrome c: MGLIKNLWALLSRPHQKIALGLLLGVGFLGGVVFFLVFHFTMNATNSMDICISCHEMDGVYEEYKESKHYTSRSGVRATCSDCHVPNGKTFGDYIDKFLAKLTIGSKDIYHHLIGTYPTREAFEKDRWHLAQNVLANMRERDSKECRHCHSFDAMDMEEQEKSAARKHKRVMESADKTCVDCHSGIVHKEPKEPEKEKPTEKTPDKPEVKSETSPAQAADSGSGSK, translated from the coding sequence ATGGGATTGATCAAAAATCTTTGGGCACTGCTGAGCCGTCCCCATCAAAAAATTGCCTTGGGTCTCCTTCTGGGCGTCGGTTTCCTGGGAGGAGTCGTTTTTTTCCTGGTTTTTCATTTCACCATGAATGCCACCAACAGCATGGATATCTGCATTTCGTGCCATGAGATGGACGGGGTCTACGAGGAATACAAGGAAAGCAAGCACTACACGAGCCGGTCGGGGGTTCGCGCCACCTGTTCCGACTGCCATGTCCCCAATGGCAAAACCTTTGGCGACTACATCGACAAATTTCTCGCCAAACTGACCATCGGTTCCAAGGATATTTATCATCATCTGATCGGTACCTATCCCACCCGCGAGGCCTTCGAGAAAGATCGCTGGCATCTGGCGCAGAATGTGTTGGCGAACATGAGGGAACGGGATTCCAAGGAATGCCGCCACTGTCACTCGTTTGACGCCATGGACATGGAGGAACAGGAAAAATCGGCGGCGCGCAAGCACAAGAGGGTCATGGAAAGCGCCGACAAGACCTGTGTCGATTGCCATTCCGGCATTGTACACAAGGAACCCAAGGAACCTGAAAAGGAAAAACCAACGGAAAAAACCCCGGACAAACCGGAGGTCAAATCCGAAACCTCTCCGGCACAGGCCGCCGATTCCGGCTCGGGATCCAAATGA
- a CDS encoding NUDIX domain-containing protein encodes MSVNQDPASGKTRRLLATVSAHVILVDRKVDRDGPRILLGKLAYRDHRWGKWSFPGGYMDHGEEPEVALCREVLEETGMQLLSWERIQVQPMLHLEHPHISFLYSSDHWQGEPACLTREFLDLQWADEADYRKMVMEEALAYPCMREQVVFLGWNV; translated from the coding sequence ATGTCCGTGAACCAGGATCCCGCGTCCGGGAAAACACGACGTCTTTTGGCCACCGTTTCGGCCCATGTGATTCTGGTCGATCGAAAAGTGGACCGGGATGGACCGCGGATTCTGCTTGGGAAACTGGCCTATCGCGATCATCGTTGGGGAAAGTGGTCTTTTCCGGGGGGGTATATGGATCACGGGGAGGAGCCCGAGGTGGCCCTGTGTCGCGAGGTTCTGGAGGAGACGGGCATGCAACTGCTCTCCTGGGAACGAATCCAGGTGCAACCCATGTTGCATCTGGAACATCCGCATATCAGTTTCCTCTATTCGAGCGATCATTGGCAGGGCGAACCGGCGTGTCTGACCCGGGAATTTCTGGATCTGCAATGGGCTGACGAAGCGGACTACCGGAAGATGGTGATGGAAGAGGCCCTGGCCTATCCTTGCATGCGCGAACAGGTTGTGTTTCTGGGATGGAATGTGTAG
- a CDS encoding FAD-dependent oxidoreductase, whose amino-acid sequence MSMLNRRTFVKLSGAAALVGLSGTTVSRTGFAADKGRVVVIGGGYGGSIVAKYIRMADPAIEVTLIERNPNYYSCPLSNWVVAGFRDIEVQKWGYEGLKNHGVKVVHEEATEIDPATKTVTTKGGTKFKYDRLVVSPGVGFKPVEGYDAEALEKMPHAWNAGPQTVLLNKQLSAMRDGDPFIMIAPPDPFRCPPGPYERASLVAHFLMKNKPKSKVLILDPKDKFSKMGLFTAGWTKLYGYGTDKSKIELVPGGEGGKVTRVDAKTMTVYTEMSEFKSSCINVIPPQKANAIAEAAKLTDESGWCPINFDTFESKLHKDIHVIGDASAATGLPKSGYAANSEAKVCAAAIVALLNGQKPGEPSFVNTCYSMLSPTYGISVAAVYKLQEGKIKEVGGGLSAADASDAVRQQEALYNESWYQSIMADTFS is encoded by the coding sequence ATGTCGATGTTGAATCGTAGAACCTTCGTCAAACTGTCCGGCGCCGCGGCCCTGGTAGGGCTCTCCGGCACGACGGTCTCCCGTACCGGATTTGCCGCCGACAAGGGACGGGTGGTGGTCATCGGTGGCGGCTATGGTGGTTCCATTGTCGCCAAGTATATTCGCATGGCCGACCCCGCCATCGAGGTTACCCTGATCGAACGGAACCCCAACTATTATTCCTGCCCGCTCTCCAACTGGGTCGTCGCCGGTTTCCGCGACATCGAGGTCCAGAAATGGGGCTACGAGGGATTGAAAAACCATGGGGTCAAAGTGGTCCATGAAGAGGCCACCGAAATCGATCCCGCCACCAAGACGGTCACCACCAAGGGGGGAACGAAGTTCAAGTATGATCGCCTGGTCGTCAGCCCTGGAGTCGGTTTCAAGCCGGTCGAGGGCTATGATGCCGAAGCGCTCGAAAAAATGCCCCATGCCTGGAATGCGGGTCCACAGACCGTCCTCCTCAACAAGCAGTTGTCGGCGATGCGCGATGGCGATCCCTTCATCATGATCGCCCCCCCCGACCCGTTCCGCTGCCCCCCCGGACCCTACGAACGGGCCAGCCTCGTTGCCCACTTCCTGATGAAGAACAAACCCAAATCAAAGGTGCTCATCCTTGATCCCAAGGACAAGTTTTCCAAGATGGGTCTGTTCACGGCAGGGTGGACCAAGTTGTACGGCTACGGCACCGACAAGAGCAAGATCGAACTGGTTCCCGGCGGCGAAGGGGGCAAGGTGACCCGGGTCGATGCCAAAACCATGACCGTCTATACCGAAATGTCGGAATTCAAATCGAGTTGCATCAACGTCATTCCGCCACAGAAAGCCAATGCCATCGCCGAAGCGGCCAAATTGACCGATGAATCGGGCTGGTGTCCCATCAACTTCGATACGTTCGAATCGAAACTGCACAAGGACATCCACGTCATCGGTGACGCGAGCGCCGCCACCGGACTGCCCAAGTCGGGCTATGCCGCCAACTCCGAAGCCAAGGTCTGCGCCGCCGCCATCGTCGCCCTCCTCAACGGACAGAAACCGGGCGAACCTTCCTTTGTCAATACCTGCTACAGCATGCTGAGCCCGACCTACGGAATCTCGGTCGCGGCTGTGTACAAATTGCAGGAAGGAAAAATCAAGGAGGTGGGTGGAGGTCTGTCCGCCGCCGATGCGTCCGATGCCGTCCGGCAGCAGGAAGCCCTCTACAATGAAAGCTGGTATCAGAGCATCATGGCCGATACCTTTTCCTGA